The nucleotide sequence ATCATAAAGATTGACACGAATCACGACCTCAGTGAACGTGACCGCGCGGTTAAGAAAGATGAATTAGGGAAGTTATTTGCGGAACGCAGTGACCGAATACACAGTATTGAAAAATTGCTATTGGCGTATTCGTTGTACGAAAAAGATATTGAATACGTTGTGCAGGACGGCAAAGTACAAATCGTAGACGAATTTACAGGACGTATTCTACATGGACGCCGGTACAGCGACGGCTTACACCAGGCGATCGAGGCTAAAGAAGGAGTCAAAGTAGAACGCGACACACAAACGCTTGCTACTATTACGCTTCAAAATTATTTTCGACTGTATAAAAAATTGGCCGGTATGACCGGCACCGCAGTAACGGAAGCGACCGAATTATTCGAAATATATAAACTAGACGTGACGGTAGTACCTACGAACCGCCCGATAGTTCGAAGCGACTACGAAGACCAGATCTATAGAACAAAACGCGAGAAATACAATGCGGTGGTTGATCTTATCGGTGAAAACCAAAAATCAGACAAACCAACGCTTGTAGGAACAACCTCCGTGGAAGTATCAGAAACAATTAGCCGAATGCTTACACGAAAAGGCGTAAAACACGAAGTTCTCAACGCAAAACAAAATCAACGCGAAGCAGAAATTGTATCAAATGCCGGTCAAAAAGGCGCGGTGACTATTGCAACGAACATGGCCGGACGCGGAACGGATATCAAGCTTGGATCAGGCGTTCAGGCCGCAGGCGGACTTCAGATCATCGGCACGGAACGTCATGAATCGCGACGCATTGACTTACAGCTGCGAGGGCGAAGCGGCCGACAGGGTGATCCGGGAGCATCGGTGTTTTTTATATCGCTTGAAGATGATCTGATGCGCTTGTTTGGATCGGATCGTATTGCCCGCGTAATGGATAGATTAGGCGCAGAGGAAGGGGAAGTTATTTCTCATCGTTGGATCACCAAAGCTGTGGAACGCGCGCAGAAACGAGTAGAAGCGCGCAACTTTAGTATCCGAAAAAGATTGTTAGAATATGACGACGTGATGAATCAGCAACGTGAGATCATTTACAGCCGTCGGAGACGAGCCTTGTTAAATGAGAATGTTAAGAATGAATTTTTGGATGTTCTGGACGAATTTATTGAAATGGTGAATGAAAGGCATGTTGGAGATCGGCCGCATTCTGAAGATTGGGATATTGCTGGTCTGACAGATTATTTAATGAGAACCTGCGGTATTGCGCTTAATAATGACGAATTATTTAGCCTAAGGCTAGAAGAATTTAGCGACTATTTACGGAAGCACCTCATGGAACGCTATGGGGCAAGAGAAACAGTTTGGACGTCAGAAAATATGCGCCGAATAGAGCGTATCGCATTACTGAAGACTATTGATGAACGTTGGAAAGAACATCTGCGCGAAATGGAGGAATTCAAGGAAGGTATCCATTTACGGGGATACGGACAAAAAGATCCTTTGATCGAATATAAGAAAGAAGGATTTGATATGTTCATGCAACTCCTTGACCGTATTACCTCTGAAATAGTTGAATTCGTGTTCCGGGCTGAACCTGCCGAAGAAATGGAAAAACAAATGATCAAACGCGCACGGGCCTTACGTACGGTTCATGCATCCACTGATGGCATGGGTTTTTCCGGAGCATCTGAAAGGCAAGGAGAGGAACAGCCTGCAAAAGTTAGCCACACGCCGGTCAGGGCAGAGCAAAAAGTTGGCCGCAATGACCCATGCCCGTGCGGAAGCGGAAAGAAATTTAAACATTGTCACGGAAAATAAGGCGAGGAAGTATAATGCTTGTGACGCAAACAAATTTTGAAAATATTCCGCTCATGCGTCGCGGAAAAGTACGTGATGTGTACGACCTGGATAATTATCTGCTAATTGTTGTCACCGATCGTATATCAGCGTTCGACGTTATTATGCCCAACGCAATACCACGCAAAGGGGAGGTGTTGAATCAAATTTCCGCTTTTTGGTTTGGTCAGACCAATGGAATAATACGAAATCACGTTGTATCCACAGATGTTAAAACATTTCCAGATATATGTAAGCCCTATGATTCGGTACTCGAAAAACGCAGTATGCTGGTTCATAAATCACAAGCTCTGCCTATTGAATGTATTGTTCGTGGATATGTGTCTGGATCCGGTTGGAAGGAGTACTTGAAAACAGGTTCAATCTGCGGAATCAAATTACCCAGTGGATTAAAAGAATCGGATAAACTTCCTGAGCCCATTTTTACGCCATCGACGAAAGCCGAGGAAGGGCATGATCAGAATATTTCATTTGAAAAAGTAAAAAATATTATCGGAACTGGCGTTGCCCATAAGATTAAAGAAACCTGTATTCAGATGTATTCACACGCACAAAAGTTAGCGTCGGAGAAGGGAATTATTATTGCAGATACAAAAATGGAGTTTGGGCTTATCGACGATGAGTTAATCCTAATTGATGAATTGTTGACGCCGGATTCATCGCGATTCTGGCCGGCGGATCAATACAAACCCGGCGGGAGTCAACCGAGTTATGATAAGCAATTTTTACGTGATTATTTGATTTCAATTAAATGGGATAATAATACGCCAGCACCTGTATTGCCTGAGAACATCATTATGAAAACGAGTGAAAAGTATTTAGAAGCTTTGCGATTGTTCACAAGGCTTGAATAGTTCGTCTCTTAATTACCTCCAATGATTATTTCTCGCCGGCCATTTTTAACAACTCATACCACATCGCTTCCGGAACCGGTATAACTGAAAGCCGCGATTGTCTTACCAGCTTTAATTCAGACAACTTAGGATTAGCTTTAATTTCGGACAATGTCACTGGCTTCTTTAATCTGTATTTAGGAATAAGATCAATCACAGCGAACTTTGCTTCTTTCAACTTTGGATCTGGATACGGCTCAGAAATAATTTCGGCTAAACCGACGATACATTTCCCCTCATTACTATGGTAAATCATAGCCAAATCTTTCTTTTTCATCGAACGAATATGTAGCAAGGCCTGTGGATTACGTATTCCGTCCCATGTTGCCTTCTTGTCCTTAACTAAATTGTCAAATGAATATGTGGTCGGTTCTGATTTTAAAATCCAATACGACATACAAATCCTCCTTATTACACATTATCAAATAGATTAGGCGCTTTAATTCTGAAATCAATCGTAAAAGTTGTTCCAAGATTTTCAATGCTGTCAACTTCAATTTGTCCTTTGTGTTCCTCAATAATTGATTTAACTATGGCAAGGCCGAGGCCCATACTCGACGTTTTTGTCGAAAAATGCGGCTCGAAAATTCTAACAAGGTTTTCTTTTGGAATACCGTGTCCGTTATCTGAAATAATCAGCCGTATCGTCGTTTCAGACGACCGGGTACATATGGTTATTTGAGAATCCGGCTTTCCGCCAGTTGCAGAGAGTGAATTATCTACCAGATTAATAATAATACGTTTAACGGCTTCGGCATCTAATTCTGCGGTCGGCAAATCGTCCTGTAACAATAATTTAAACCTAACATTTGCATAGAACGCAACGACATCTTTTATGATCTGGTTCAACTGTGTAGGTTTATACGACATGCTCGGCATTCGTGCAAATTCTGAAAATTCATTAGTTAGATTTCTCAAGCTCTGAATTTCTTCATCCACGATTTCATAACACTCCTCGAGAATTTTTTTGTATTTGGGATCGTTGCCTTTGTATGAGTCTTTTATCTGCTGAACAGTAAGTTGGATAGGCGTCAAAGGGTTTTTTATTTCATGTGCTAAACGCTGGGCAATTTCACGCCATGCCGACATCTTTTCAAGGTAGAGTACGCGGTCTTGTTCCTGCTTAATGTTTTGTACCATCTGATTGAAGGAGACCATTAGCTGGCCGATCTCGTCGTTTCTCGGTTTTATATTGATCTGATAATCGAGGTTCCCCTTGGATATTTGTTCCGTACCGAGCGCTAAGTTCTTGATAGGGTGCGTCATTACTGCAGAAAAAAATACGCTCAATCCGATTGATAAACAAATTATGATGAAGTAGATAGATAAAAACGCATAAAAGAAACTGGCTTTTATATTTTCACTTTCTACATTAAATGTCTTATACAATTGTAATGCTGTAAGAACACTCTCAGTTTTTCCATAAAACCCAGGAGTAATTACGAACACACTGAGAATAACGCCACGCTGCTGATTAGGTAACGATACGGGAATGCCTGTAACGAGCAAATGTTCAGCTTCACGATAATCGACAGATTCAGAATTAGTTAAAAGCCGGTCACGGGCAAATAGTGTATCTTTTAGGCCGTTCACTATATCTCTGCGTTCGTACACGGTACTAAGAAATATTTGTTGCAGTGAATTATCGTAAATAGCTACTCCATCGAGTTTATTTGACTCCAAAAGTTTCAGGTTTACCAAGTCATTAAGGTCATTTGCGTTTAATTGTCGCGAAATGTATTTTCTCAACAGGGCCAGCACCATCGGATTTTCAATAAATTGCCTGGTATTCTTCAGGCTGGTTTTTTTTTCGTTTTGAATAAGAGAACGAGAAATATCTACTGCATCCTCTAAAGCCGTCTCGATACGATTATTGAGTCTAAGACTAAATAGCTTATCAATCATGTTCTGGAAAAGGTAAGAGAGAGGAATAGCCGGTAAAATCGCAATGATTCCTATACCTGCAATGAGTTTGTATTTGATCTTATTAAGACGCATACCTCAATTCGGTTTCAATTCACTTAACTTAAATTTGTCGGAATGATACCAATGGTCATCCGGTTCTGATTTTCCGAAAAAAAAGTTTATAATAGCTCCAAGAGAGAATTTCTTGTTAGACGACGCTTGACTGATCGAATCTATAAGACTGCCTGATCGTTCATTGTAAACATGAATCTTCATTGATATATAAAAACTTTGATCCTTTTCCAGTAGAGGCAATTTCGAGACGGGAATACCCCTTATTAGGTTTAGACGGTTTTTTAATGAATCTAAGTTAGGGATTTGCTCCTTGATGCCTGATTGTTTTAAAGTAAACATCTCATCCCAAACATCATAATATAGAATGATCTCCGTTTCATTGCTCATGACCTGGTTCTTGTCAACACCCCGTAGTTTTGCAGGTATGACGATGTGAAGCGGTATGCCGCTCAAGAGGACAGAATGGGTCTTTGAGTTGAATAGATCGTTGACGACAACATCGCATTTCAATTCATTCGAGTCTTGATATGGGATAATCTGTGTAATCTCAATTCCAGGTATCAAAAAGTTAAACAAAAAAACAATGAAGATACTAAATTGACGTGTTGACGAATGGGGTATCATAGGTTTATCGATGCCGGCTTACGTTTACTTTAGGACACACATTGGTAACAGGACAAGTCGAACAGATTGGTGATACGGGTTTACATTGATTTTGGCCAAATGTTACAAGCAGATCATTATAACTGAGCCAATATCTAGTTGGTAATTTTTGTCTCAATTTCAGCTCGCTTTCGTCTGGCGTTTTAGTTGTAATATATCCGAAACGATTCGAAATCCTGTGCACGTGTGTATCAACACACATGGCCGGTATTCCAAAACCGAGGATCTGCACTAAATTTGCTGTTTTTCGGCCAACACCCTTAAACTTAAGCAATTCATTAAGCTCCTTCGGAACAATCCCATCGTACTCTTTGATAAGTCTTCGGCAAATCTCCAAAATATGAGTTGATTTATTTCTATAGAAAGCTACGGGGTAAATGAGTTTTTCAAGTTGCTTTTGGCTCAGAAGCATCAAAGATTCGGGTGTGTCGGCTATTTTAAACAGCCGGATGCTGGCTTCCAGTGTTACAGCATCTTTAGTTCGTAAACTCAATATAGTGGCGATTAAAACATGAAAAGGTGAGGAAGATCCGGTCGCAATCATGCTAACAGAGGGCAATACGTTTTTCCTCATTTTTTTTTCTATTCTGTTTAAGATTGGTCCAATATTTTTATTGGTAATCATTTTGAAACCAGTATTGTGGATACGAAAATGGTATTGAAAAACGAATTTGAAACGATATATTGGTCAATTAAAATAGAGAATTTTTTGCGATAACACAAGAAATTGATTAAACTAACTATTGTTATTGTGGGCTAAGTTTTATTATTTTACTAAAAGTTTGTATTACATTTGATCGATAAGAAACTAATATTGTACACTCAATTTATTGACAAGACAACAATTCAACTCCGTACGTTTTGGCAACACTTTCTTCCGATTACTCAATTAATAAGTCATTAACATAATCACCTGTGAACTTGACTGAATATAATATGTCTTCCAAGCCTTGGATGAGATATCAAAAACATTCCAGTTTAAGAAAAAATATCTTAGCAGGTTGTTTTTTGTTATTAGGCTGGCTTATTGCAGCAACCGCAATTAACAACGCATATCTTATTGAAAGATTGGTATGGAATTCGAAAGTTGGCCCGGTTGACATAGGCGGTAGAACGATTTCAGAAGCACGTATGATGATAAATGACTATATGAAAGAATTCAAAAGCCTTGAAGTTACCTTAAAAAGCAACGAGGGAAATTACACTATAATAAACGAAGAGATTCAGCCTCAGTTTGATTTGGATGCCGTATTGCATGATGCTTATGAGATCGGCCACAAACAAAATTTTATTGATAACCAGAAAGCCCGCATTTTTTCCATGTTAAAAACGACGACAGTTTATTTGGAAAACTGGTTTGATGAAGCGAATTTCGTATTAACTATAATTGACCGTATTCCAAAATTACGAAACAATAAAGTGCTAGACGCCTCAGTAGTTCTGAGTGGAAAAGAGTTTATCGCCATTCCTGGGCAGGAAGGATACGGTTTTAATGACGAGGCAGCGGTTGAGCAATATCACAATATTCTTGCCGCATTAAAGCCGGAACCAATTGTTATCAATATAGCGCAAAAGTCTCCCGACATCACGCTGGACATGGCGCAATTCGCAAAACGCCGCGCAAATCAGCTTGTCCACCGCAGGTTGGTGATGATTTACAGTTACGATGGATACAACTTCGATGAATGGAAGATCGATAATTACGAGAGAAGAAACTGGATTGAATTT is from bacterium and encodes:
- the secA gene encoding preprotein translocase subunit SecA, whose product is MISAVLRAVLGNKHERDVKKISPIVEEINRYDALYDALSTEQLAEKTGEFKDRIKELTKDEAAAVQEIKEKIYSSSDHNLAKALVDELKSAEKRLFDMQQAALDDILPEAFANVKQACKRLKGSSYIVCGRQVTWDMVPYDVQLIGGIVLHQGKIAEMATGEGKTLVAVASIYLNALAGRGVHLVTVNDYLALRDKEWMGKVYEFLGLTIGVILNDMNPAQRREAYNCDITYGTNNEFGFDYLRDNMATSPDDVVQVRGHYYAIVDEVDSVLVDEARTPLIISGAVDTPTNQKYEESNPLVKKLLDMQTRLVNQLVADGDQALKNGDNVEAGIKLLTALRGAPKNKRLMKAMTQEGVAQLIQATENNYLRDKKIHEIDEELYFAIDEKSHAIDLTEKGRNTMSPTNPEMFIIPDLSDEIIKIDTNHDLSERDRAVKKDELGKLFAERSDRIHSIEKLLLAYSLYEKDIEYVVQDGKVQIVDEFTGRILHGRRYSDGLHQAIEAKEGVKVERDTQTLATITLQNYFRLYKKLAGMTGTAVTEATELFEIYKLDVTVVPTNRPIVRSDYEDQIYRTKREKYNAVVDLIGENQKSDKPTLVGTTSVEVSETISRMLTRKGVKHEVLNAKQNQREAEIVSNAGQKGAVTIATNMAGRGTDIKLGSGVQAAGGLQIIGTERHESRRIDLQLRGRSGRQGDPGASVFFISLEDDLMRLFGSDRIARVMDRLGAEEGEVISHRWITKAVERAQKRVEARNFSIRKRLLEYDDVMNQQREIIYSRRRRALLNENVKNEFLDVLDEFIEMVNERHVGDRPHSEDWDIAGLTDYLMRTCGIALNNDELFSLRLEEFSDYLRKHLMERYGARETVWTSENMRRIERIALLKTIDERWKEHLREMEEFKEGIHLRGYGQKDPLIEYKKEGFDMFMQLLDRITSEIVEFVFRAEPAEEMEKQMIKRARALRTVHASTDGMGFSGASERQGEEQPAKVSHTPVRAEQKVGRNDPCPCGSGKKFKHCHGK
- a CDS encoding phosphoribosylaminoimidazolesuccinocarboxamide synthase, which codes for MLVTQTNFENIPLMRRGKVRDVYDLDNYLLIVVTDRISAFDVIMPNAIPRKGEVLNQISAFWFGQTNGIIRNHVVSTDVKTFPDICKPYDSVLEKRSMLVHKSQALPIECIVRGYVSGSGWKEYLKTGSICGIKLPSGLKESDKLPEPIFTPSTKAEEGHDQNISFEKVKNIIGTGVAHKIKETCIQMYSHAQKLASEKGIIIADTKMEFGLIDDELILIDELLTPDSSRFWPADQYKPGGSQPSYDKQFLRDYLISIKWDNNTPAPVLPENIIMKTSEKYLEALRLFTRLE
- a CDS encoding EVE domain-containing protein; its protein translation is MSYWILKSEPTTYSFDNLVKDKKATWDGIRNPQALLHIRSMKKKDLAMIYHSNEGKCIVGLAEIISEPYPDPKLKEAKFAVIDLIPKYRLKKPVTLSEIKANPKLSELKLVRQSRLSVIPVPEAMWYELLKMAGEK
- a CDS encoding HAMP domain-containing protein, which translates into the protein MRLNKIKYKLIAGIGIIAILPAIPLSYLFQNMIDKLFSLRLNNRIETALEDAVDISRSLIQNEKKTSLKNTRQFIENPMVLALLRKYISRQLNANDLNDLVNLKLLESNKLDGVAIYDNSLQQIFLSTVYERRDIVNGLKDTLFARDRLLTNSESVDYREAEHLLVTGIPVSLPNQQRGVILSVFVITPGFYGKTESVLTALQLYKTFNVESENIKASFFYAFLSIYFIIICLSIGLSVFFSAVMTHPIKNLALGTEQISKGNLDYQINIKPRNDEIGQLMVSFNQMVQNIKQEQDRVLYLEKMSAWREIAQRLAHEIKNPLTPIQLTVQQIKDSYKGNDPKYKKILEECYEIVDEEIQSLRNLTNEFSEFARMPSMSYKPTQLNQIIKDVVAFYANVRFKLLLQDDLPTAELDAEAVKRIIINLVDNSLSATGGKPDSQITICTRSSETTIRLIISDNGHGIPKENLVRIFEPHFSTKTSSMGLGLAIVKSIIEEHKGQIEVDSIENLGTTFTIDFRIKAPNLFDNV
- a CDS encoding DUF4390 domain-containing protein; amino-acid sequence: MIPHSSTRQFSIFIVFLFNFLIPGIEITQIIPYQDSNELKCDVVVNDLFNSKTHSVLLSGIPLHIVIPAKLRGVDKNQVMSNETEIILYYDVWDEMFTLKQSGIKEQIPNLDSLKNRLNLIRGIPVSKLPLLEKDQSFYISMKIHVYNERSGSLIDSISQASSNKKFSLGAIINFFFGKSEPDDHWYHSDKFKLSELKPN
- a CDS encoding endonuclease III; this translates as MITNKNIGPILNRIEKKMRKNVLPSVSMIATGSSSPFHVLIATILSLRTKDAVTLEASIRLFKIADTPESLMLLSQKQLEKLIYPVAFYRNKSTHILEICRRLIKEYDGIVPKELNELLKFKGVGRKTANLVQILGFGIPAMCVDTHVHRISNRFGYITTKTPDESELKLRQKLPTRYWLSYNDLLVTFGQNQCKPVSPICSTCPVTNVCPKVNVSRHR